The Arachis duranensis cultivar V14167 chromosome 9, aradu.V14167.gnm2.J7QH, whole genome shotgun sequence genomic sequence AACCAGGAAGAACCCTCAACATCTCACTCTCTTTATAGTCTCCTAAGCATATGGTGCATCCACCCACAACACTATTTTTGTTCTTTACCTCATCGGAATATGGCATCTTAGGGTAATTCTCATAACTCGTGTCGATACGAATATCCACGTGGTGTTCCAATGTTTGATGAGATTGTGACGATGGAGGAACACCGGCTACTATGTTAAATATGTTAGGAATTCGAATTCTGCGAATGCGGAAACATGCAAAAGCTATGGTAGCAAGTAAGAAGATCAAACCTAGTATGAATGCTACGCCATATGTGAAACCACTAGCATCAAAACCATCTTTTGATTGAGAAGTGGAATTATTGGACATCTTCTTAGCTTCAGTTAGTTGTTGGATAAATTTTTGAGGAACAGGGAGGGATGGAAAACTTTTAATTTGTGAGTTATAAGATCATAGGTGATAAGGTATTTTATGTGTTTGGTTGGTCAACGACGTTTATGTCCTTTTCATGTTTGATAggtgtattaaataaataatcttgttatcttagttttatatttaatttattggcTGGCTTTTATTGCTTTGAGGAGCTTCTTTTTGGAATAATATATAGAATATACAATTAAGTGGATAATTAACACA encodes the following:
- the LOC107466507 gene encoding RING-H2 finger protein ATL70 yields the protein MSNNSTSQSKDGFDASGFTYGVAFILGLIFLLATIAFACFRIRRIRIPNIFNIVAGVPPSSQSHQTLEHHVDIRIDTSYENYPKMPYSDEVKNKNSVVGGCTICLGDYKESEMLRVLPGCGHAFHQPCVDPWLMLHSTCPICRKSLPTQAP